A genomic stretch from Burkholderia pyrrocinia includes:
- the msrB gene encoding peptide-methionine (R)-S-oxide reductase MsrB, translating to MSHDSDDKTFPYEKDDAELRRRLTPMQYEVTQHAATERAFTGEYTDTEDAGIYKCVVCSTPLFESGSKFHSGCGWPSYFKPLDGEVIDEKVDYSHGMVRVEVRCNHCGAHLGHVFEDGPRDKTGLRYCINSAALNFESRPENE from the coding sequence ATGTCCCACGATTCCGACGACAAGACCTTCCCGTACGAGAAGGACGACGCCGAGCTGCGCCGCCGGCTCACGCCGATGCAGTACGAGGTCACGCAGCATGCGGCGACCGAGCGCGCCTTCACCGGCGAATACACCGACACCGAGGACGCCGGCATCTACAAATGCGTCGTCTGCAGCACGCCGCTGTTCGAATCCGGTTCCAAGTTCCATTCTGGCTGCGGCTGGCCCAGCTACTTCAAGCCGCTCGACGGCGAGGTGATCGACGAGAAGGTCGACTACTCGCACGGCATGGTGCGCGTCGAGGTCCGCTGCAACCATTGCGGCGCGCATCTCGGGCACGTCTTCGAGGACGGCCCGCGCGACAAGACCGGTTTGCGGTACTGCATCAATTCGGCTGCGTTAAACTTCGAGTCCCGACCCGAAAACGAATGA
- a CDS encoding 3-(methylthio)propionyl-CoA ligase: MGKPLLGQMMDMPLLVSSLIAHAARHAGDTEIVSKRIEGDVHRYTYRDCEHRAKRLAQALARLGVETGDRVGTLAWNGYRHLEAYYGIGGMGAVCHTINPRLFPEQIAYIVNHAEDRYVLFDINFAPLVDAIAPQCPHVKGWVAMTDAAHLPSCATPLLCYETLVEAEDGRYDWPRLDEQQASGLCYTSGTTGNPKGVLYSHRSTVLHAYGAALPDAMNLSAMDAVLPVVPMFHVNAWGLPYAVPLTGGKLVLPGKDLDGKSLYELMEAERVTFSAGVPTVWLGLLNYMREAGVRFSTLNRTVIGGSACPPAMLRTFEDEYGVRVIHAWGMTELSPLGTLAKLNWAQSQRPLDAQRRLLEKQGRVICGVDMRIVGEDGHELPWDGVAFGELQVRGPWVIDHYFRGDTSPLSDGWFPTGDVATIDPDGFLQITDRSKDVIKSGGEWISSIDIENVAIAHPGVAEAACIACAHPKWTERPLLVVVPREGANLSRDALLAFYEGKVAKWWIPDDVVFVESLPHTATGKLQKLKLRETFRDYVLPTAVCEP, translated from the coding sequence ATGGGTAAGCCGTTGCTGGGCCAGATGATGGACATGCCGTTGCTGGTGTCCTCGCTGATCGCGCATGCCGCGCGTCACGCGGGCGACACCGAGATCGTGTCGAAGCGCATCGAGGGCGATGTGCATCGCTACACGTACCGCGATTGCGAACACCGCGCGAAGCGGCTCGCTCAGGCACTCGCGCGGCTCGGCGTCGAAACCGGCGACCGCGTCGGCACGCTGGCGTGGAACGGCTACCGGCATCTGGAAGCGTATTACGGGATCGGCGGGATGGGCGCCGTATGCCACACGATCAACCCGCGCCTCTTCCCCGAGCAGATCGCGTACATCGTCAATCACGCGGAAGACCGCTACGTGCTGTTCGACATCAATTTCGCGCCGCTGGTCGACGCGATCGCGCCGCAATGCCCGCACGTGAAGGGCTGGGTCGCGATGACGGACGCCGCGCACCTGCCGTCCTGCGCAACGCCGTTGCTCTGCTACGAAACGCTCGTCGAAGCGGAGGACGGCCGCTACGACTGGCCGCGCCTCGACGAGCAGCAGGCGTCGGGGCTCTGCTACACGTCGGGCACGACCGGCAATCCGAAAGGCGTGCTGTATTCGCACCGCTCGACGGTGCTGCACGCGTACGGCGCCGCGCTGCCCGACGCGATGAACCTGTCCGCGATGGATGCGGTGCTGCCCGTCGTGCCGATGTTCCACGTCAATGCGTGGGGGCTGCCGTACGCGGTGCCGCTCACCGGCGGCAAGCTGGTGCTGCCCGGCAAGGATCTCGACGGGAAATCGCTGTACGAGCTGATGGAAGCCGAGCGGGTGACGTTCTCCGCGGGCGTGCCGACCGTGTGGCTCGGCCTGCTGAACTACATGCGCGAAGCCGGCGTGCGCTTCTCGACGCTGAACCGCACGGTGATCGGCGGCTCCGCGTGCCCGCCCGCGATGCTGCGCACGTTCGAGGACGAATACGGCGTGCGCGTGATTCATGCGTGGGGGATGACCGAACTGTCGCCGCTCGGCACGCTCGCGAAGCTCAACTGGGCGCAGTCGCAGCGTCCGCTCGACGCGCAGCGCCGGCTGCTCGAGAAACAGGGGCGCGTGATCTGCGGCGTCGACATGCGCATCGTCGGCGAGGACGGCCATGAATTGCCGTGGGACGGCGTCGCGTTCGGCGAACTGCAGGTGCGCGGGCCGTGGGTGATCGACCACTACTTCCGCGGCGACACGTCGCCGCTGTCGGACGGCTGGTTCCCGACCGGCGACGTCGCGACGATCGACCCCGACGGCTTCCTGCAGATCACCGACCGCAGCAAGGACGTGATCAAGTCGGGCGGCGAGTGGATCAGCTCGATCGACATCGAGAACGTCGCGATCGCGCACCCGGGCGTGGCCGAAGCCGCGTGCATCGCATGCGCGCACCCGAAATGGACCGAGCGTCCGCTGCTCGTCGTGGTGCCGCGCGAAGGCGCGAACCTGAGCCGCGACGCGCTGCTCGCGTTCTACGAAGGCAAGGTCGCGAAATGGTGGATCCCCGACGACGTCGTGTTCGTCGAATCGCTGCCGCACACCGCGACCGGCAAGCTGCAGAAGCTGAAGCTGCGCGAGACATTCCGCGACTACGTGTTGCCGACGGCGGTTTGCGAGCCATAA
- a CDS encoding peptidylprolyl isomerase has product MILKSPRLWVAAAAFAAAPAFAQNIAVVNGTPIPKSRADAMVAQLVQQGQTDSPQLQQAVRQELVNREILMQEAIREGIPNRPDVKAQVAVAQQTVVLRSMIESFLKKNQPTDAEVKARYDELVKGAGGNREYHLHHILVDNEQQAKDLIAKIKAGAKFEDLAKQYSKDPGSGKNGGDLDWSDPKAYVPEFSAAAQKLQKGQMTDAPVKTQFGWHIIRVDDIRDIAPPPFDQVKAQIAQQLVQQKLQAFEEGLRQQAKIQ; this is encoded by the coding sequence ATGATCCTCAAATCCCCTCGCCTGTGGGTCGCGGCGGCTGCATTCGCAGCGGCACCGGCATTCGCCCAGAACATCGCCGTCGTCAACGGCACGCCGATTCCGAAGTCGCGCGCCGACGCGATGGTCGCGCAGCTCGTCCAGCAAGGCCAGACCGACAGCCCGCAACTGCAGCAGGCCGTGCGCCAGGAACTCGTGAACCGCGAAATCCTGATGCAGGAAGCGATCCGCGAAGGCATCCCGAACCGTCCGGACGTGAAGGCGCAGGTCGCCGTCGCGCAGCAGACCGTCGTGCTGCGTTCGATGATCGAGAGCTTCCTGAAGAAGAACCAGCCGACCGACGCCGAAGTGAAGGCGCGCTACGACGAACTCGTCAAGGGCGCAGGCGGCAATCGCGAATATCACCTGCACCACATCCTCGTCGACAACGAGCAGCAGGCCAAGGACCTGATCGCGAAGATCAAGGCCGGCGCGAAGTTCGAGGATCTCGCGAAGCAATACTCGAAGGATCCGGGCTCGGGCAAGAACGGCGGCGACCTCGACTGGTCCGACCCGAAGGCATACGTGCCGGAATTCTCGGCGGCCGCGCAGAAGCTGCAGAAAGGCCAGATGACCGACGCGCCGGTGAAGACGCAGTTCGGCTGGCACATCATCCGCGTCGACGACATTCGCGACATCGCGCCGCCGCCGTTCGACCAGGTGAAGGCGCAGATCGCGCAACAGCTCGTGCAGCAGAAGCTGCAGGCGTTCGAGGAAGGTCTGCGCCAGCAGGCAAAGATCCAGTAA
- a CDS encoding septation protein A → MKFLFDLFPIILFFVAFKVWGIFTATAVAIVATLAQVAWVAFRHRKVDTMLWVSLGVIVVFGGATLVLHDEKFIQWKPTVLYWLFAVGLLAARYAFGNNLIEKMMGKQLTLPHPVWDKLNVAWALFFAVLGVANLYVVHNFTESQWVNFKLFGTTGAMVVFIILQSLWLTKYLKDE, encoded by the coding sequence ATGAAATTCCTGTTCGATCTGTTTCCGATCATCCTGTTTTTTGTCGCCTTCAAGGTCTGGGGCATCTTCACCGCCACCGCCGTCGCGATCGTCGCGACGCTGGCCCAGGTCGCATGGGTCGCCTTCCGGCACCGGAAGGTCGACACGATGCTGTGGGTCAGCCTCGGCGTGATCGTCGTCTTCGGCGGCGCCACCCTCGTCCTGCATGACGAGAAATTCATTCAATGGAAACCGACTGTGCTGTACTGGCTGTTTGCGGTCGGGCTGCTTGCCGCGCGCTATGCGTTCGGCAACAACCTGATCGAGAAGATGATGGGCAAGCAGCTCACGCTGCCGCACCCCGTGTGGGACAAGCTGAACGTCGCGTGGGCGCTGTTCTTCGCGGTGCTCGGCGTCGCGAACCTGTACGTGGTGCACAACTTCACCGAATCGCAATGGGTGAACTTCAAGCTGTTCGGCACGACGGGCGCGATGGTCGTGTTCATCATCCTGCAGAGCCTGTGGCTCACGAAATACCTGAAGGACGAATGA
- a CDS encoding GNAT family N-acetyltransferase, producing MRFAPNASVEVVTLRDERASEADAIGRVIVAAFAGEPQGGQFERRIVDALRAGGALSVSLVAERDGRIIGHVAFSPVAIGAEPADRQQWYGLAPLAVLPDCQRQSIGAGLVRAGLDALRRLGARGCVVLGDPAYYARFGFEPSGRIVFPGVPPEYFLALSFDAAAPLPSGEVRYHDAFHPA from the coding sequence ATGAGGTTCGCCCCGAACGCGTCGGTCGAGGTCGTCACGCTGCGCGACGAGCGCGCGAGCGAGGCCGACGCGATCGGTCGCGTGATCGTCGCGGCGTTCGCGGGCGAACCGCAGGGCGGGCAGTTCGAGCGGCGGATCGTCGACGCGCTGCGCGCGGGCGGCGCACTGAGCGTGTCGCTCGTCGCGGAGCGCGACGGCCGCATCATCGGCCACGTCGCGTTCTCGCCGGTCGCGATCGGTGCTGAGCCGGCGGATCGACAGCAGTGGTACGGGCTTGCGCCGCTCGCGGTGCTACCCGACTGCCAGCGGCAGAGCATCGGCGCCGGGCTCGTGCGCGCGGGGCTCGACGCGTTGCGCCGGCTCGGCGCGCGCGGCTGCGTCGTGCTCGGCGATCCCGCGTACTACGCGCGCTTCGGGTTCGAGCCGTCCGGCCGCATCGTGTTTCCCGGCGTGCCGCCCGAGTATTTCCTCGCATTGTCGTTCGACGCAGCGGCGCCGCTGCCGTCGGGTGAAGTGCGCTATCACGACGCGTTCCATCCCGCGTAG
- a CDS encoding BolA family protein translates to MTDAFLHASPEERIALIEARLTASLAPVSLAVRDDSAQHAGHAGAASGGHYTVTIVSAAFAGKPRVARHRLVYDALADAMQRGIHALAIVAYTPEEFNESSI, encoded by the coding sequence ATGACGGACGCCTTTCTCCACGCGTCGCCCGAAGAACGCATCGCGCTGATCGAAGCGCGCCTCACCGCGTCGCTCGCACCCGTGTCGCTCGCCGTGCGCGACGACAGCGCGCAACACGCGGGCCACGCCGGCGCGGCCTCGGGCGGCCACTACACGGTCACGATCGTGTCGGCCGCATTCGCGGGCAAGCCGCGCGTCGCACGGCACCGGCTGGTGTATGATGCGCTCGCTGATGCGATGCAGCGCGGCATTCACGCGCTCGCGATCGTGGCTTACACGCCCGAAGAATTCAACGAATCTTCAATCTAG
- a CDS encoding protein adenylyltransferase SelO — protein MSFSRSAADPADTLPDLAATLGAPAEGAFVQLGDAFHTRLPAAPLAAPYVVGFSDEVAQLLDLPASLAAQPGFAELFAGNPTRDWPATAMPYASVYSGHQFGVWAGQLGDGRALTIGERTGTDGRRYELQLKGSGRTPYSRMGDGRAVLRSSIREFLCSEAMHHLGIPTTRALTVIGSDQPVVREEIETSAVVTRVSESFVRFGHFEHFFSNDRPDLLRQLADHVIDRFYPDCRDADDPYLALLEAATLRTADLVAQWQAVGFCHGVMNTDNMSILGVTIDYGPFGFVDAFDANHICNHSDNSGRYAYRMQPRIAHWNCYCLAQALLPLIGLQHGIADDDARAERAVDDAQAVLAKFPERFGPALERAMRAKLGLELERENDAELANKLLETMHASHADFTLTFRRLAQLSKHDASRDAPVRDLFIDRDAFDAWANLYRARLSEETRDDAARAAAMNRVNPKYVLRNHLAEVAIRRAKEKDFSEIERLAQVLRRPFDEQPEHEAYAALPPDWAGSLEVSCSS, from the coding sequence ATGTCGTTTTCCCGAAGCGCAGCCGATCCGGCTGACACCTTGCCCGACCTCGCCGCCACGCTCGGCGCACCCGCCGAAGGCGCGTTCGTCCAGCTCGGCGACGCGTTTCATACGCGGCTGCCGGCCGCGCCGCTTGCCGCGCCGTACGTCGTCGGCTTTTCCGACGAAGTCGCGCAACTGCTCGACCTGCCGGCGTCGCTCGCCGCGCAGCCCGGCTTTGCCGAACTGTTCGCCGGCAACCCGACGCGCGACTGGCCCGCAACCGCGATGCCGTACGCATCGGTATATTCCGGCCACCAGTTCGGCGTGTGGGCCGGCCAGCTCGGCGACGGCCGCGCGCTGACGATCGGCGAGCGCACCGGCACCGATGGCCGCCGCTACGAACTGCAACTGAAAGGCAGCGGCCGCACGCCGTACTCGCGGATGGGCGACGGCCGCGCGGTGCTGCGCTCGTCGATCCGCGAATTCCTGTGCTCGGAAGCGATGCATCACCTCGGCATCCCGACCACGCGCGCGCTGACGGTGATCGGCTCCGACCAGCCGGTGGTGCGCGAGGAGATCGAGACGTCGGCCGTCGTCACGCGCGTGTCGGAAAGCTTCGTGCGCTTCGGCCACTTCGAGCACTTCTTCTCGAACGATCGCCCCGACCTGCTGCGCCAGCTCGCCGATCACGTGATCGACCGCTTCTATCCGGATTGCCGCGACGCGGACGATCCATACCTCGCGCTGCTCGAAGCCGCGACGCTGCGCACGGCCGACCTCGTCGCGCAGTGGCAGGCCGTCGGCTTCTGCCACGGCGTGATGAACACCGACAACATGTCGATCCTCGGCGTGACGATCGACTACGGCCCGTTCGGCTTCGTCGACGCGTTCGACGCGAACCATATCTGCAACCACTCCGATAACAGCGGCCGCTACGCATACCGGATGCAGCCGCGCATCGCGCACTGGAACTGCTATTGCCTTGCGCAGGCGCTGCTGCCGCTGATCGGGCTGCAGCACGGCATCGCCGATGACGATGCGCGCGCCGAGCGCGCGGTGGACGACGCGCAGGCCGTGCTCGCGAAATTTCCGGAACGCTTCGGCCCAGCGCTCGAACGCGCGATGCGCGCGAAGCTCGGCCTCGAACTTGAACGCGAAAACGATGCCGAACTCGCGAACAAGCTGCTCGAGACGATGCATGCGAGCCATGCGGATTTCACGCTGACGTTCCGCCGGCTCGCGCAATTGTCGAAGCACGACGCGAGCCGCGACGCGCCCGTGCGCGACCTGTTCATCGACCGCGACGCATTCGACGCCTGGGCGAACCTCTACCGCGCGCGGCTGTCGGAGGAAACGCGCGACGATGCGGCACGTGCGGCCGCGATGAATCGCGTGAACCCGAAATACGTGTTGCGCAACCATCTGGCCGAAGTCGCGATCCGGCGCGCGAAGGAAAAGGATTTTTCGGAGATCGAGCGGCTCGCGCAGGTCCTGCGCCGACCGTTCGACGAACAACCGGAGCATGAAGCATACGCGGCGTTGCCGCCGGACTGGGCCGGGTCGCTCGAAGTGAGCTGCTCGTCCTGA